Proteins from a single region of Halalkalibaculum roseum:
- a CDS encoding vWA domain-containing protein, producing MHFKYQEWDDRFARNKGQSPFDTLWDLFQELLTVASGDVSQALRWLTELDEQYGITDQFEDGYGLGDFVEELEERGYIETDTDNNTVIITRKTERSLRQRSLEEIFRNLKKGGAGRHKTNFTGKGLERQPETRPWKPGDDISHMDSVGTMMNMLKHSNIDQFNLQEDDLRVHDTDHYTSVSTVLLIDLSHSMILYGEDRITPAKKVAMALSELILNDYAKDSLDIVAFGNEAWKVNIEDLPYLKVGPYHTNTQQALELARHILQRRKFANKQIFMITDGKPSCIIENGRMYKNSFGLDRKIVNKVLDEAVKCRREKIDITTFMIARDPYLQDFVRKLTEANKGRAYFASLDELGGYIFEDYIRNRKRRVR from the coding sequence ATGCATTTCAAGTATCAAGAATGGGACGATCGTTTTGCAAGAAACAAAGGGCAGTCGCCTTTTGATACACTCTGGGATCTATTCCAGGAACTATTAACCGTTGCCAGCGGTGATGTCTCCCAGGCTTTGCGCTGGCTGACAGAACTGGATGAACAGTATGGAATAACCGACCAGTTTGAAGACGGGTATGGGCTCGGTGATTTCGTTGAAGAACTTGAGGAAAGAGGTTATATAGAAACCGACACCGATAACAATACAGTGATTATCACCCGCAAAACAGAGCGAAGCCTCCGCCAGCGGTCACTCGAAGAAATATTTCGCAACCTTAAAAAAGGTGGGGCGGGCAGGCATAAAACCAATTTCACCGGTAAAGGTTTGGAAAGACAGCCTGAAACCCGACCCTGGAAGCCGGGTGATGATATCAGCCACATGGATAGTGTCGGAACCATGATGAACATGCTGAAGCATAGTAATATCGATCAGTTTAATCTGCAAGAGGACGACCTTCGGGTACACGACACAGACCATTACACATCGGTTTCAACCGTTCTATTGATCGATTTGAGCCATTCCATGATTCTTTATGGAGAAGACCGGATCACACCGGCAAAAAAAGTGGCGATGGCACTTTCTGAATTAATATTAAATGACTATGCCAAAGATTCACTAGACATAGTAGCATTCGGGAATGAGGCCTGGAAAGTAAATATCGAGGACCTGCCCTATCTTAAAGTTGGGCCTTATCACACCAATACCCAGCAAGCGTTGGAACTTGCACGTCATATTTTACAGAGGCGTAAATTTGCCAATAAGCAGATTTTCATGATTACAGATGGCAAACCATCCTGTATCATAGAGAATGGTAGAATGTACAAAAACAGTTTTGGACTGGATAGAAAGATCGTTAACAAAGTACTGGACGAGGCGGTTAAGTGTCGAAGAGAAAAGATTGACATTACCACGTTTATGATTGCCCGGGATCCGTATCTACAGGACTTCGTCCGCAAGCTTACAGAAGCCAACAAGGGACGAGCCTACTTCGCATCACTTGATGAACTGGGAGGGTATATTTTTGAAGATTATATTAGAAACAGGAAGAGGAGAGTCCGGTAG